Proteins from one Pseudomonas grandcourensis genomic window:
- a CDS encoding mechanosensitive ion channel domain-containing protein: protein MRSRLLAVMFTVFGMFWSVQLWAEDAPKVVDAPVELKVANRSIMVFRATILGEAPASRVKRAKTVIGEELDDADDLNVTIDPIMKSYMVLLGSRRAFIVSPKDFDETEYDSVQQAAEAAADRLRQVVAETREARSLQLILRSVVAALIATGIYIALLFGMSYLRRRVLKKLPELMHRHTQALKVGRVPLVDANYLYPLASRLLELVRWIVVLLLTYEWLGFVLSRFPYTRPWGESLNNYLLELGDYLLQGIVGAIPGLGVALAIFFIARGATAFMRRILRRMAAPGTLSWLNHETLQPTQRLTSLAIWLFALAMAYPYLPGAGTDAFKGLSVLIGLMISLGATSVVGQAAAGLILTYTRTLRPGEFVRIGDYEGTVTELGMFTTSIRTGLGEVLTLPNSMITGTVTKNYSRVVQGPGYVVDTIVTIGYDTPWRQEEAMLLEAAKRTPGILEVPPAQVFQTALSDFYPEYRLVAQAIPSQPRPRAVLLSMLHANIQDVFNEYGVQIMSPHYLGDPQQEKWVPRDKWYPAPAQEPKES, encoded by the coding sequence ATGCGGAGCAGGCTGCTCGCTGTAATGTTTACTGTTTTCGGGATGTTTTGGTCGGTGCAACTGTGGGCCGAGGACGCGCCGAAAGTGGTTGATGCTCCCGTTGAATTGAAAGTGGCCAACCGCAGCATCATGGTGTTTCGCGCGACCATCCTCGGAGAAGCCCCGGCCTCGCGGGTCAAGCGGGCAAAAACGGTGATCGGTGAGGAACTGGATGACGCCGATGACCTCAATGTCACCATCGATCCGATCATGAAAAGCTACATGGTGCTGCTGGGTAGCCGGCGTGCCTTTATCGTTTCGCCCAAGGATTTCGACGAGACCGAATACGACTCGGTACAGCAGGCCGCCGAAGCCGCGGCCGACAGGCTGCGCCAGGTCGTGGCCGAAACCCGGGAGGCCCGTAGCCTGCAGTTGATCCTGCGCTCCGTGGTCGCCGCGTTGATCGCCACCGGCATTTACATCGCGCTGCTGTTCGGCATGTCGTACCTTCGGCGCAGGGTGCTGAAGAAACTGCCCGAGCTGATGCATCGGCACACCCAGGCCCTGAAAGTCGGACGGGTGCCGCTGGTCGACGCCAATTACCTGTATCCGTTGGCCAGCCGCCTGCTGGAGCTGGTGCGCTGGATCGTCGTGTTGCTGCTGACGTACGAATGGCTGGGCTTCGTCCTGTCGCGCTTTCCCTATACCCGTCCCTGGGGCGAGAGCCTCAACAACTATCTGCTGGAGCTCGGCGACTATCTGCTGCAAGGCATCGTCGGTGCCATACCCGGGCTGGGCGTGGCGCTGGCGATCTTCTTCATCGCCCGCGGCGCAACCGCGTTCATGCGGCGGATACTGCGGCGGATGGCGGCACCGGGAACCCTCAGCTGGCTCAACCATGAAACTCTGCAACCGACCCAGCGCCTGACGTCCCTGGCGATCTGGCTGTTTGCCCTGGCCATGGCCTATCCGTACCTGCCGGGCGCCGGCACCGATGCCTTCAAAGGCTTGTCGGTGTTGATCGGCCTGATGATTTCCCTGGGCGCCACCAGCGTGGTGGGCCAGGCGGCGGCGGGGTTGATCCTGACCTACACCCGAACCCTGCGCCCCGGCGAATTTGTGCGCATCGGCGACTACGAAGGCACGGTGACCGAACTGGGCATGTTCACCACCAGCATTCGCACCGGCCTGGGCGAGGTGCTGACCCTGCCCAACTCGATGATCACCGGCACCGTCACCAAGAACTACTCGCGGGTGGTACAAGGCCCCGGCTACGTGGTCGACACCATCGTGACCATCGGCTACGACACGCCGTGGCGGCAGGAGGAGGCGATGTTGCTGGAGGCCGCGAAACGTACGCCGGGGATTCTCGAAGTACCGCCGGCCCAGGTGTTCCAGACGGCATTGTCGGACTTCTACCCGGAGTACCGGCTGGTGGCCCAGGCCATTCCCAGTCAGCCTCGGCCGCGCGCCGTGCTGCTGAGCATGCTGCACGCTAACATCCAGGATGTGTTCAACGAGTACGGCGTGCAGATCATGTCGCCGCACTACCTGGGCGATCCGCAACAAGAGAAATGGGTGCCCAGGGACAAGTGGTACCCGGCCCCGGCACAAGAACCGAAGGAATCCTGA
- the aspT gene encoding aspartate-alanine antiporter: protein MLEFILHALRTDPEIAVFLAIALGVFVGRIHIGSFHLGSVAGALLMGLLIGQIGLEVPTGLKTVFFVMFIYAVGFKSGPEFFGSLNRGTLKLVVLSVVLCGTALAAILLMNAVLDFDAGFTAGLGAGALTDTAIMGTATSAINQLSIDTAARAQLNSHMAIAYAITYLFGTIGLIVFVGSIAPKLLGVDLKASARELELELGIAKEEDAITVPYTRIVVRAHQVADNGSANGQRIADVEKQHESLTVERVVRAGKVFERDEAFTLMAGDIVGVYALREAVGTLTQWIGPEIDHAESLSFPTREVDIVVTSPEFAGKTIHQAKSRLESARRQGCFINTITRQGYELPLLPNTVLRRGDVITLTGRTASVEAVAKRLGRIRENNYKSDIAMHTLGMVLGSLLGLLSTHIGMIPVELGIGGGVLVAALVIGWYNSRHPEIGALPPAAQWAFSEFGLTAFGAVVGLLAGPAAFAAMKEQGLALLLSGAVVTIVPPLVALYFGRYVLRLHPMILFGALAGAQTEAASMNKIIEQSGSNTPVIGFTVCYAISNVLLAVCGPIIVFVVAG from the coding sequence ATGCTTGAGTTCATTCTCCACGCCCTGCGCACTGACCCGGAAATCGCGGTGTTCCTGGCCATCGCCCTGGGCGTCTTCGTCGGCCGCATCCACATCGGCAGTTTCCACCTCGGTTCCGTGGCCGGTGCGCTGTTGATGGGGCTGCTGATCGGCCAGATCGGGCTGGAAGTGCCGACCGGATTGAAGACGGTGTTTTTCGTGATGTTCATCTACGCGGTCGGCTTCAAGAGCGGGCCTGAGTTTTTCGGCAGCCTCAATCGCGGCACGCTGAAACTGGTGGTGTTGAGCGTGGTGCTGTGCGGGACCGCGCTGGCGGCGATCCTGCTGATGAATGCGGTGTTAGATTTCGACGCCGGTTTCACCGCCGGGCTCGGGGCCGGCGCACTGACCGATACGGCGATCATGGGCACCGCCACCAGCGCCATCAATCAACTGTCGATCGACACCGCGGCCAGGGCCCAACTCAACAGCCACATGGCGATTGCCTACGCGATCACGTACCTGTTCGGCACCATCGGCCTGATCGTCTTCGTCGGCAGCATTGCCCCGAAGCTGCTGGGCGTGGACCTCAAGGCATCGGCACGGGAGCTGGAACTGGAGCTGGGCATCGCCAAGGAAGAAGACGCGATCACCGTGCCGTACACCCGCATCGTCGTGCGCGCCCATCAGGTGGCTGACAACGGTTCGGCGAATGGGCAGCGTATTGCCGATGTGGAGAAACAGCACGAGTCGCTGACCGTCGAGCGCGTGGTGCGTGCCGGAAAAGTCTTCGAGCGAGACGAAGCTTTCACGCTGATGGCTGGGGATATCGTCGGGGTCTACGCCTTGCGCGAAGCCGTGGGCACGCTCACCCAGTGGATCGGGCCGGAAATCGATCATGCCGAATCCCTGTCTTTCCCCACCCGCGAAGTGGACATCGTCGTGACCTCGCCTGAGTTCGCAGGCAAGACGATCCATCAGGCGAAAAGCCGGCTGGAAAGCGCCAGGCGCCAGGGCTGCTTCATCAATACCATCACCCGCCAGGGCTACGAGTTACCCTTGCTGCCCAACACCGTGCTGCGTCGAGGCGACGTGATCACCCTGACCGGCCGTACCGCCAGTGTCGAAGCGGTGGCCAAGCGGCTAGGGCGGATTCGCGAGAACAACTACAAGAGCGACATCGCCATGCACACCCTTGGCATGGTGCTGGGCTCGTTGCTGGGGCTGTTGTCGACCCATATCGGGATGATCCCCGTGGAGCTGGGCATCGGTGGCGGGGTGTTGGTCGCCGCGCTGGTGATTGGCTGGTACAACTCGCGCCACCCGGAAATCGGCGCATTGCCACCGGCTGCGCAATGGGCGTTTTCCGAGTTCGGCCTGACCGCGTTCGGTGCGGTGGTCGGCCTGCTGGCCGGCCCCGCGGCTTTTGCCGCGATGAAGGAACAAGGCCTGGCGTTGCTGCTGTCCGGCGCCGTGGTCACTATCGTGCCACCGCTGGTGGCGCTGTACTTCGGCCGCTATGTGCTGCGCCTGCACCCGATGATCCTGTTCGGCGCCCTGGCCGGTGCGCAGACCGAAGCGGCGTCGATGAACAAGATCATCGAGCAGTCTGGCAGCAATACCCCGGTGATTGGTTTTACCGTGTGTTATGCGATTTCCAATGTGTTGCTGGCGGTGTGTGGGCCGATCATTGTGTTTGTGGTGGCGGGGTAG
- a CDS encoding ribbon-helix-helix domain-containing protein → MATTVKTRSVTAHVPVDLAERVDELADRLDRSRNWIVKQALSAWLDQEEERSRLTREALADVDAGRVIDHQAVQAWAESLSTESPLPVPR, encoded by the coding sequence ATGGCTACTACTGTCAAAACCCGATCAGTGACGGCGCACGTCCCAGTAGACCTGGCCGAGCGGGTTGATGAACTGGCTGATCGACTGGATCGATCTCGAAACTGGATCGTCAAGCAGGCACTGTCAGCGTGGCTGGATCAAGAGGAGGAGCGCAGTCGCCTGACCCGTGAGGCCTTGGCGGATGTGGATGCCGGCCGCGTTATCGATCATCAGGCTGTCCAGGCATGGGCCGAAAGCCTCAGCACGGAATCCCCATTACCGGTGCCGCGCTGA
- a CDS encoding type II toxin-antitoxin system RelE/ParE family toxin: MELKWTSKALSDVARLYEFLATVNHSAAVHTVQQLTAAPGTLLTNPRIGERLEEFDPRDVRRILIGHYELRYEIQHSTLYLLRLWHTREHR, translated from the coding sequence ATGGAGTTGAAGTGGACCAGCAAGGCGCTTTCTGATGTAGCTCGCTTGTACGAATTTCTAGCCACCGTCAATCATTCCGCCGCTGTCCACACGGTTCAACAGCTTACGGCTGCTCCCGGCACCTTGCTGACCAACCCGCGCATTGGCGAGCGACTGGAGGAATTCGACCCACGGGATGTGCGTCGAATTTTGATCGGCCACTACGAACTCCGATATGAAATTCAACATTCAACCCTCTATCTGCTGCGCCTGTGGCACACACGCGAACATCGATAG
- a CDS encoding HlyD family efflux transporter periplasmic adaptor subunit, whose translation MLDPADLPLPPLREDLRLSEAANGSNGEPAWVIQDTVINRFYRIGWLEFECLLRWGQSPRQISEQICEGTALKPDVEQILDFRQFLEQHQLLRAGPAALERLKEKDEAGSWLSWRWWLHHYLFFRIPLLRPQQPLQHLARALGWLFHPLTGLLVFTLSLWGVILVLQQWDVFTHAVVESFSTEGLFSFALALIVAKTLHELGHALVATRLGLRVGHMGIAFVVLWPMLYTDTGESWKLSRSRQRLAIASAGIVTELSLAGLSTLGWALCDPGPLRNALLYLATTSWLLSLALNASPFMRFDGYFILSDLLDFPNLHERASALARVTLRRNLLGLQEDWPEAFPTGQRRLLVTFAIITWLYRLVLFLGIALAVYLFFFKLLGIILFMVELSWFIAMPVVRELNHWWQHRAGIPSRRKLAFYGVLALIVAGLAIPWHSQIDAVGVARAEHQLRVYAPYPARLQSIHAEGPVNAGATLIVLDEPDIASRLQSSEANARSYEARLSGLLADPGGLQEDAVTRQRLNVQFEEARAARSEIARLNLQTPFAGLWLDVNPDWKAGQWVGRQESLGMLIDPRSWQVDAYVAQDQVHRMVTGDRVRFYPDGQTTPLTGRVLVIGSTRASQLSHRMLSSRFGGPVPTTSAEHALIPSAALFQVLIQLDEPLPSLRETRGHLKIEGERRSLLADGATHLMAVLMRESGF comes from the coding sequence ATGCTCGATCCCGCTGACTTGCCCCTGCCGCCCTTGCGCGAAGACCTGCGCCTGAGCGAAGCCGCCAACGGCAGCAACGGCGAACCGGCCTGGGTGATCCAGGACACGGTGATCAACCGTTTTTACCGCATCGGCTGGCTGGAATTCGAATGCCTGCTGCGCTGGGGGCAGTCGCCCCGGCAGATCAGCGAACAGATCTGCGAAGGCACCGCGCTCAAACCGGATGTCGAACAGATCCTCGACTTCCGCCAGTTCCTCGAACAGCACCAACTGCTGCGTGCAGGCCCCGCAGCCCTCGAACGGCTAAAGGAAAAGGACGAGGCAGGCAGTTGGCTGAGCTGGCGCTGGTGGTTGCACCATTACCTGTTCTTCCGCATACCGTTGCTGCGTCCGCAACAACCGTTGCAGCACCTGGCTCGTGCGCTGGGCTGGCTGTTTCACCCGCTCACGGGCCTGCTGGTGTTTACCCTGAGCCTGTGGGGGGTGATTCTGGTCCTGCAGCAATGGGATGTCTTTACCCACGCTGTGGTCGAGTCGTTTTCCACCGAAGGCCTGTTCAGCTTCGCCCTGGCGTTGATCGTCGCCAAGACCCTGCATGAACTGGGGCACGCACTGGTGGCGACGCGCCTGGGCTTGCGGGTCGGGCACATGGGCATCGCCTTCGTGGTGTTGTGGCCGATGCTCTACACCGATACGGGCGAGAGCTGGAAACTCAGTCGCTCGCGCCAGCGCCTGGCGATCGCCTCGGCCGGTATCGTCACCGAGTTGTCCCTGGCCGGATTGTCGACCCTGGGCTGGGCCCTGTGTGATCCGGGCCCGCTGCGCAATGCACTGCTGTACCTGGCGACCACCAGCTGGCTGCTGTCACTGGCGCTCAACGCCAGCCCGTTCATGCGTTTCGACGGCTACTTCATCCTCTCCGACCTGCTGGACTTTCCCAACCTGCACGAACGCGCCTCAGCCCTGGCGCGGGTCACCCTGCGCCGTAATCTACTGGGCTTGCAGGAAGACTGGCCGGAAGCGTTCCCGACCGGGCAACGCCGGCTGCTGGTGACGTTCGCGATCATCACCTGGCTGTACCGGCTGGTGCTGTTCCTGGGGATTGCCCTAGCGGTCTACCTGTTCTTCTTCAAACTGCTGGGGATCATCCTGTTCATGGTCGAATTGTCCTGGTTCATCGCCATGCCGGTGGTGCGCGAATTGAATCATTGGTGGCAACACCGCGCCGGCATCCCAAGCCGGCGCAAGCTTGCGTTCTACGGCGTGCTGGCGCTGATTGTCGCCGGGCTGGCGATCCCCTGGCATAGCCAGATCGACGCGGTTGGCGTGGCCCGTGCCGAACACCAGTTGCGCGTCTATGCGCCCTACCCGGCGCGCCTGCAATCGATTCATGCCGAAGGCCCCGTCAATGCCGGCGCAACCCTGATCGTGCTCGACGAGCCGGACATTGCCTCGCGCCTGCAAAGCAGCGAAGCCAATGCCCGCAGTTATGAAGCGCGCCTGTCAGGCTTGTTGGCCGACCCCGGCGGACTGCAGGAAGACGCCGTCACCCGGCAACGCCTGAACGTACAATTCGAAGAGGCACGGGCCGCACGCTCGGAGATCGCCCGGCTCAACCTGCAAACACCCTTCGCCGGGCTCTGGCTGGACGTCAATCCGGACTGGAAAGCCGGCCAGTGGGTAGGTCGCCAGGAATCCCTGGGCATGTTGATCGACCCGCGCAGCTGGCAGGTGGACGCCTATGTCGCACAGGACCAGGTGCATCGCATGGTCACCGGCGACCGCGTGCGCTTTTACCCGGACGGCCAGACCACCCCGCTCACCGGCCGCGTCCTGGTGATCGGCAGCACCCGCGCCAGCCAACTGTCGCACCGCATGCTGTCCTCACGCTTCGGCGGCCCGGTGCCGACCACCTCGGCGGAACACGCGCTGATCCCCAGCGCGGCGTTGTTCCAGGTGCTGATTCAACTCGACGAACCCTTGCCGAGCCTGCGGGAAACCCGGGGGCATCTGAAGATCGAAGGGGAACGGCGCAGCTTGCTGGCTGATGGTGCTACGCATTTGATGGCGGTGTTGATGAGGGAAAGTGGTTTCTGA
- a CDS encoding HlyD family efflux transporter periplasmic adaptor subunit has translation MTMNEPLPHPHLLLELDALRDKAIAADSLNALAFSMANDLYPLLPFHQALVFAQRESSLELLNVSGLSRPSEDSPYLVWLRRASRWIATQVADGEPVWLTPDTTTPPPDVVEGWSEWWPSGLWCIPLQDREGQRLGLLMLLLEQEPPTVLWQHLKGLVNTWGYCWAALTRHRRLGRWRPNRKQLLLGLIVLGALLLLPVRQTALAPTEIVSRQAQIISSPIDGVIEQIQVRPNQPVETGTPLFSLDETTLRSRAEVLGKEVAVADAELQAASQRAFDNPQSKSELTLLQGRAQQRRAELAAVQAQLKRTKVLSPRGGVAVFSDPNDWLGKPVVTGERIMQVADPSQPAMLIQLAVADAIALEPGAQVTLFLTAYPLTPLKGQILETSYQARPSDEGVVAYRLLASIEGAPEHARLGLHGTAKLYGGRVMLGYYLLRRPLATLRAWSGW, from the coding sequence ATGACAATGAACGAGCCGCTGCCCCACCCTCATCTGCTGCTGGAACTCGATGCCCTGCGGGACAAGGCAATCGCCGCCGACTCGCTGAACGCCCTGGCGTTCAGCATGGCCAACGATCTGTACCCGCTGCTGCCGTTTCATCAGGCCCTGGTCTTTGCCCAACGGGAATCGTCGCTGGAACTGCTGAACGTTTCCGGACTGTCACGCCCCAGCGAAGATTCGCCGTACCTGGTCTGGTTGCGCCGGGCCAGTCGCTGGATCGCCACTCAGGTTGCCGATGGCGAACCTGTGTGGCTGACACCGGACACCACCACCCCGCCGCCGGACGTCGTCGAAGGCTGGAGCGAATGGTGGCCGTCGGGCCTCTGGTGCATTCCGCTCCAAGACCGTGAAGGGCAACGCCTGGGTCTGTTGATGTTGCTGCTGGAGCAGGAGCCGCCGACCGTGTTGTGGCAACACCTCAAAGGCCTGGTCAATACCTGGGGCTACTGCTGGGCCGCGCTGACCCGGCATCGGCGCCTCGGCCGCTGGCGCCCCAACCGCAAACAACTGCTGTTGGGCCTGATCGTGCTCGGCGCCTTGTTGTTGCTGCCGGTAAGGCAAACCGCACTGGCCCCGACGGAGATCGTGTCGCGCCAGGCGCAAATCATCAGTTCACCCATCGACGGCGTGATCGAGCAGATCCAGGTGCGCCCCAACCAACCGGTGGAAACCGGAACACCATTGTTCTCCCTGGACGAAACCACCTTGCGCAGCCGCGCCGAGGTGTTGGGCAAGGAAGTCGCGGTGGCCGATGCCGAGTTGCAGGCGGCCAGCCAGCGGGCGTTCGATAACCCGCAAAGCAAAAGCGAGCTGACCCTGCTTCAGGGCCGAGCCCAGCAACGCCGGGCCGAACTGGCGGCGGTGCAAGCCCAACTCAAGCGCACCAAGGTCCTTTCACCCCGCGGCGGCGTGGCGGTGTTCAGTGACCCCAACGACTGGCTGGGCAAACCGGTGGTCACCGGCGAACGGATCATGCAAGTGGCCGACCCGAGCCAACCGGCCATGCTGATCCAGCTGGCGGTGGCCGATGCCATCGCCCTGGAGCCCGGGGCGCAAGTCACGCTGTTTCTCACGGCGTACCCGTTGACCCCGCTCAAGGGCCAGATCCTCGAAACCAGTTACCAGGCCCGCCCCAGCGATGAAGGCGTGGTCGCCTATCGTCTGCTGGCAAGCATCGAAGGCGCGCCGGAGCATGCGCGCCTGGGTCTGCACGGCACCGCCAAACTCTATGGCGGCCGGGTGATGCTCGGTTACTACTTGCTGCGCCGGCCGCTGGCGACGCTGCGGGCGTGGAGTGGCTGGTAA
- a CDS encoding efflux RND transporter periplasmic adaptor subunit, whose translation MYKPALESRIGALLLACLILPVNADDTPLAPTLDSASAIRVLLAAELETTLSSQMSGTLGEMKTGFGEHVAKAEVLARFNCNEAEARSKVAAAELAMAKQNLEAKKQLRQLNAVGDIEVSMANTEVQKADGARAMGVAQSGYCQVLAPFSGRIAKVYVKPFQTVTAGTPLFDLVSDGALKVRLNVPSKLLKTLKPGLALQVSIHETGKTYPAHVSAINSRVDAVAQTVELEARLDQKYPDLMAGMSGTAHFNQDTALQNDAQNSAQP comes from the coding sequence ATGTACAAACCCGCCCTTGAGTCCCGCATAGGGGCCCTGCTGTTGGCCTGCCTGATCCTGCCCGTCAACGCCGATGACACACCGTTGGCGCCCACCCTCGATAGCGCCAGCGCCATTCGCGTGTTGCTGGCTGCTGAACTGGAAACCACCCTGTCGAGCCAGATGAGCGGCACCCTGGGCGAGATGAAAACCGGTTTCGGCGAGCATGTCGCCAAAGCCGAAGTGCTCGCCCGTTTCAACTGCAACGAAGCCGAGGCCCGCAGTAAAGTGGCGGCCGCCGAACTGGCCATGGCCAAGCAGAACCTGGAGGCGAAAAAACAGCTGCGCCAACTCAACGCCGTGGGCGACATCGAAGTCTCCATGGCCAACACCGAAGTGCAGAAAGCCGACGGCGCGCGGGCCATGGGCGTGGCCCAGAGCGGCTATTGCCAGGTGCTGGCGCCGTTTTCCGGGCGTATCGCCAAGGTCTACGTCAAGCCGTTCCAGACCGTCACGGCCGGTACACCGCTGTTCGACCTGGTCAGCGACGGCGCCTTGAAAGTCCGGCTCAACGTACCTTCCAAGCTGCTCAAGACCCTCAAGCCCGGCCTGGCGCTGCAGGTGAGCATTCACGAAACCGGCAAGACTTACCCAGCCCACGTCAGCGCCATCAACTCGCGGGTCGATGCAGTGGCCCAGACCGTCGAGCTCGAAGCCCGGCTCGACCAGAAATACCCCGACCTGATGGCGGGCATGAGCGGCACGGCGCATTTCAATCAGGACACTGCGCTGCAAAACGATGCACAAAACAGTGCCCAACCATGA
- a CDS encoding TolC family protein — protein sequence MPKHATRFISSALASALLLSACSSLEPKPSTDEENRQRILADQARMYSGQEPVSAPITFYDAAARALKYNLDYRLKLMESALASDLRDVSSHEMLPKLVASAGYAGRNNDSGGTSIGIEDRQVSLRPSTSEERYRELYGLGLSWSLLDFGVAYYRTQQKSDQILMAEERRRKVAQNVLQDVRNAYWRALGAQRLMPEVDKLLMRTHTALTSAREAETRGLLPRQEILAYQRALLDSIYLLTVRRQDLEFAQAELAALMSLPPGSKMILADMPDPPLPEVRQSMAQLEQLSLEHRPEIMEEWYRKRVNQKDLDIAKAQLWPNVTADFGYRYDTNKYLYNSDWNATGLQVSMNLLRLLQLPSLNAAQKSQSETDDTRRVALSMAILTQVRVGTLRYQLARQEVEFTEDSLRVDRSLLDYAQAAKTGALGSELEVIRSEGRYLLSRYQREAAFSSAQAAWGRLYNSVGLDVLPEEISKHDVKTLAREIQRTLNEQEQQRLLITQQGTPNVQTRP from the coding sequence ATGCCGAAACATGCGACGAGGTTCATCAGTTCCGCCCTCGCTTCTGCACTGCTGCTCAGTGCCTGTTCGTCACTGGAGCCCAAGCCCTCCACCGACGAAGAGAACCGTCAACGCATCCTCGCCGATCAGGCGCGCATGTATTCCGGCCAGGAACCGGTCAGCGCGCCCATCACCTTTTATGACGCGGCCGCCCGGGCGTTGAAATACAACCTCGACTACCGCCTCAAACTCATGGAAAGCGCCCTGGCGTCGGACCTGCGCGATGTATCCAGCCATGAGATGTTGCCGAAGCTGGTGGCCTCGGCCGGTTATGCCGGGCGAAACAACGATTCCGGCGGTACCTCAATCGGTATTGAAGACCGCCAGGTCAGCTTGCGTCCGTCGACCTCCGAAGAGCGCTATCGCGAACTCTATGGCCTGGGCCTGAGCTGGAGCCTGCTGGATTTCGGCGTGGCCTATTACCGCACCCAGCAAAAGTCCGATCAGATCCTAATGGCCGAGGAGCGTCGGCGCAAAGTCGCGCAGAACGTCTTGCAGGATGTGCGCAACGCCTACTGGCGCGCCCTTGGCGCGCAACGGTTGATGCCCGAAGTGGACAAGCTGCTGATGCGCACCCACACCGCGCTGACCTCCGCGCGGGAAGCCGAAACACGTGGCCTGTTGCCGCGCCAGGAAATCCTCGCCTACCAACGCGCCCTGCTCGACTCCATCTACCTGCTGACCGTGCGCCGCCAGGATCTGGAGTTCGCCCAGGCCGAACTCGCCGCGCTGATGTCATTGCCGCCGGGCTCGAAAATGATTCTGGCCGACATGCCCGATCCGCCGTTGCCGGAAGTGCGTCAGAGCATGGCGCAGCTGGAGCAACTGTCGCTGGAACACCGCCCGGAAATCATGGAAGAGTGGTATCGCAAGCGGGTCAACCAGAAAGACCTGGACATTGCCAAAGCGCAGTTGTGGCCTAACGTCACCGCGGATTTCGGCTACCGGTACGATACCAACAAGTACCTCTACAACAGCGACTGGAACGCCACCGGGTTGCAAGTCTCGATGAACCTGCTGCGCCTGCTGCAATTGCCGTCGCTCAATGCCGCGCAAAAATCCCAGAGCGAAACCGACGACACGCGCCGGGTGGCGCTGTCCATGGCGATCCTGACTCAGGTACGGGTCGGCACCCTGCGCTATCAACTGGCGCGCCAGGAAGTGGAGTTCACCGAAGACAGCCTGCGGGTCGACCGCAGCCTGCTCGACTACGCCCAGGCGGCGAAAACCGGCGCCCTGGGTTCCGAGCTTGAGGTGATCCGCTCCGAAGGTCGCTACCTGCTGTCGCGCTACCAGCGTGAAGCGGCGTTCTCCAGTGCCCAAGCGGCGTGGGGTCGCTTGTACAACTCCGTGGGGCTGGACGTCCTGCCGGAGGAAATCTCCAAACACGACGTCAAGACTCTGGCCCGGGAAATCCAGCGCACCTTGAACGAACAGGAACAGCAACGTCTGCTCATCACCCAGCAAGGAACGCCGAATGTACAAACCCGCCCTTGA